Proteins encoded in a region of the Phoenix dactylifera cultivar Barhee BC4 chromosome 3, palm_55x_up_171113_PBpolish2nd_filt_p, whole genome shotgun sequence genome:
- the LOC103709488 gene encoding phosphoinositide phosphatase SAC8 isoform X1, with the protein MGQPLLHGDERWIGREREVTERRMAAATTPERHGEGLPRRLCCRELQLQEFPDKYVIRSLDPDAPDHAFSVDRSDGHLQTLSGDIGSETPFKVATIYGVVGVIRLLAGTYVLVITDRQEVGTYLGYSIYHVKSMKFLSCNEALRHSTSQEKKDEAYFMSLLRTVESTPGLYYSYERDITLNLQRACTLDEVRVHKPLWKQGDPRFVWNRNMLEELIEIKLDAFIIPLIQGSFQTIQFTLKKSPVRITLISRRCNRRLGTRMWRRGANLEGDTANFIETEQLVEFEGLKSSFLQIRGSIPLLWEQIVDLSYKPRLSIISHEETPKVVERHFHDLIQRYGETMAVDLTDKHGDEGELSRAFAAEMEKLPHVRYVSFDFHHICGKGNFDNLQLLYDQIKEDVEKQGYFLVNAEGRILSEQNGIIRVNCIDCLDRTNVTQSYMARKSLNSQLQYMGAFSSSECISMYDDIYDMFKILWVQHGDEISLEYAGTLALKGDLVRYGRQTLAGLIKDGMSALSRYYLNNFQDGIRQDAMDLISGRYSVRRNGPSPFQLNAFESLSYLPVASVLIVGGLTLTTLTLNQARHNAQHFVSSVVWAGLTAGVMALVKANGKQFCSRPRLCGLL; encoded by the exons atgggtcagccattaTTGCACGGCGACGAACGTTGGatcgggagagagagggaggtgaCAGAGAGAAGAATGGCAGCGGCGACGACGCCGGAGCGCCATGGTGAGGGGCTTCCCCGAAGGCTCTGCTGCCGAGAACTCCAGCTCCAGGAGTTCCCCGACAAGTACGTCATCCGATCGCTCGACCCCGACGCCCCCGACCACGCCTTCTCCGTCGACCGCTCCGACGGCCATCTCCAGACCCTCTCCG GAGATATCGGTTCTGAAACTCCTTTTAAAGTTGCAACAATTTATGGAGTGGTTGGCGTTATAAGATTGCTTGCAG GAACATATGTTCTAGTTATCACTGATCGTCAGGAAGTTGGTACCTATCTTGGTTATTCTATTTACCATGTGAAGTCCATGAAATTTCTCTCCTGCAATGAGGCTCTGAGGCATTCAACTTCCCAAGAA AAAAAAGATGAGGCTTACTTTATGTCTCTCCTTAGAACTGTGGAATCAACCCCTGGGTTATATTATTCATATGAAAGGGATATAACATTAAA cttacAGAGGGCATGCACGTTAGATGAAGTAAGGGTGCACAAACCGCTCTGGAAACAG GGTGATCCCCGCTTTGTTTGGAACCGAAACATGTTGGAGGAGCTTATAGAAATAAAG CTTGATGCGTTCATCATCCCCTTGATACAAGGAA GCTTTCAGACCATACAATTTACCCTAAAAAAATCACCTGTCAGAATTACATTAATTTCACGAAGATGCAACAGGCGTCTAG GAACAAGAATGTGGAGAAGAGGAGCTAATCTTGAAGGTGACACAGCTAATTTTATTGAGACTGAGCAGTTGGTTGAGTTCGAAGGTCTTAAATCCTCATTTTTACAG ATTCGAGGTTCTATTCCACTTCTTTGGGAACAAATAGTAGACTTGAGCTACAAACCACGTCTTAGTATAATTAGTCATGAAGAAACG CCAAAAGTTGTTGAGCGCCATTTTCATGATcttatacaaagatatggggAGACCATGGCAGTTGACCTCACCGATAAA CATGGTGATGAAGGTGAGCTAAGTCGTGCATTTGCTGCTGAAATGGAAAAACTTCCTCACGTCAG ATACGTGTCTTTTGACTTCCATCACATTTGTGGCAAAGGGAACTTTGATAAtctacaacttctttatgatcaAATCAAAGAAGATGTTGAAAAACAAGG ATATTTTCTTGTCAATGCTGAAGGACGAATACTATCAGAGCAGAATGGAATAATTAGGGTGAATTGCATTGATTGCCTCGACCGAACGAATGTCACTCAG AGTTATATGGCGAGGAAATCGTTAAACTCTCAACTGCAATACATGGGAGCATTTTCTTCAAGTGAATGCATATCCATGTATGATGACATTTATGATATGTTCAAGATAT TATGGGTGCAACATGGAGATGAGATCAGCTTGGAATATGCTGGTACTCTTGCCCTGAAGGGGGACCTTGTCAG ATATGGGAGACAGACTCTGGCTGGATTAATAAAGGATGGCATGAGTGCTCTCTCTCGCTATTATTTGAATAACTTTCAAGATGGCATTCGCCAA GATGCAATGGATCTTATTAGTGGCCGTTATTCAGTCAGAAGAAATGGTCCATCTCCTTTTCAGCTAAATGCGTTTGAGTCATTATCA TATCTTCCAGTGGCATCAGTTCTCATTGTTGGAGGTCTTACATTAACAACATTAACGTTAAATCAAG CCAGGCACAACGCACAGCACTTCGTTTCTTCTGTAGTTTGGGCTGGCTTGACGGCTGGAGTGATGGCCCTTGTGAAAGCAAATGGGAAGCAATTCTGCTCCAGGCCACGCTTGTGTGGCCTCTTGTAA
- the LOC103709488 gene encoding phosphoinositide phosphatase SAC8 isoform X2 yields MGQPLLHGDERWIGREREVTERRMAAATTPERHGEGLPRRLCCRELQLQEFPDKYVIRSLDPDAPDHAFSVDRSDGHLQTLSGDIGSETPFKVATIYGVVGVIRLLAGTYVLVITDRQEVGTYLGYSIYHVKSMKFLSCNEALRHSTSQEKKDEAYFMSLLRTVESTPGLYYSYERDITLNLQRACTLDEVRVHKPLWKQGDPRFVWNRNMLEELIEIKLDAFIIPLIQGSFQTIQFTLKKSPVRITLISRRCNRRLGTRMWRRGANLEGDTANFIETEQLVEFEGLKSSFLQIRGSIPLLWEQIVDLSYKPRLSIISHEETPKVVERHFHDLIQRYGETMAVDLTDKHGDEGELSRAFAAEMEKLPHVRYVSFDFHHICGKGNFDNLQLLYDQIKEDVEKQGYFLVNAEGRILSEQNGIIRVNCIDCLDRTNVTQSYMARKSLNSQLQYMGAFSSSECISMYDDIYDMFKILWVQHGDEISLEYAGTLALKGDLVRYGRQTLAGLIKDGMSALSRYYLNNFQDGIRQDAMDLISGRYSVRRNGPSPFQLNAFESLSYLPVASVLIVGGLTLTTLTLNQGTTHSTSFLL; encoded by the exons atgggtcagccattaTTGCACGGCGACGAACGTTGGatcgggagagagagggaggtgaCAGAGAGAAGAATGGCAGCGGCGACGACGCCGGAGCGCCATGGTGAGGGGCTTCCCCGAAGGCTCTGCTGCCGAGAACTCCAGCTCCAGGAGTTCCCCGACAAGTACGTCATCCGATCGCTCGACCCCGACGCCCCCGACCACGCCTTCTCCGTCGACCGCTCCGACGGCCATCTCCAGACCCTCTCCG GAGATATCGGTTCTGAAACTCCTTTTAAAGTTGCAACAATTTATGGAGTGGTTGGCGTTATAAGATTGCTTGCAG GAACATATGTTCTAGTTATCACTGATCGTCAGGAAGTTGGTACCTATCTTGGTTATTCTATTTACCATGTGAAGTCCATGAAATTTCTCTCCTGCAATGAGGCTCTGAGGCATTCAACTTCCCAAGAA AAAAAAGATGAGGCTTACTTTATGTCTCTCCTTAGAACTGTGGAATCAACCCCTGGGTTATATTATTCATATGAAAGGGATATAACATTAAA cttacAGAGGGCATGCACGTTAGATGAAGTAAGGGTGCACAAACCGCTCTGGAAACAG GGTGATCCCCGCTTTGTTTGGAACCGAAACATGTTGGAGGAGCTTATAGAAATAAAG CTTGATGCGTTCATCATCCCCTTGATACAAGGAA GCTTTCAGACCATACAATTTACCCTAAAAAAATCACCTGTCAGAATTACATTAATTTCACGAAGATGCAACAGGCGTCTAG GAACAAGAATGTGGAGAAGAGGAGCTAATCTTGAAGGTGACACAGCTAATTTTATTGAGACTGAGCAGTTGGTTGAGTTCGAAGGTCTTAAATCCTCATTTTTACAG ATTCGAGGTTCTATTCCACTTCTTTGGGAACAAATAGTAGACTTGAGCTACAAACCACGTCTTAGTATAATTAGTCATGAAGAAACG CCAAAAGTTGTTGAGCGCCATTTTCATGATcttatacaaagatatggggAGACCATGGCAGTTGACCTCACCGATAAA CATGGTGATGAAGGTGAGCTAAGTCGTGCATTTGCTGCTGAAATGGAAAAACTTCCTCACGTCAG ATACGTGTCTTTTGACTTCCATCACATTTGTGGCAAAGGGAACTTTGATAAtctacaacttctttatgatcaAATCAAAGAAGATGTTGAAAAACAAGG ATATTTTCTTGTCAATGCTGAAGGACGAATACTATCAGAGCAGAATGGAATAATTAGGGTGAATTGCATTGATTGCCTCGACCGAACGAATGTCACTCAG AGTTATATGGCGAGGAAATCGTTAAACTCTCAACTGCAATACATGGGAGCATTTTCTTCAAGTGAATGCATATCCATGTATGATGACATTTATGATATGTTCAAGATAT TATGGGTGCAACATGGAGATGAGATCAGCTTGGAATATGCTGGTACTCTTGCCCTGAAGGGGGACCTTGTCAG ATATGGGAGACAGACTCTGGCTGGATTAATAAAGGATGGCATGAGTGCTCTCTCTCGCTATTATTTGAATAACTTTCAAGATGGCATTCGCCAA GATGCAATGGATCTTATTAGTGGCCGTTATTCAGTCAGAAGAAATGGTCCATCTCCTTTTCAGCTAAATGCGTTTGAGTCATTATCA TATCTTCCAGTGGCATCAGTTCTCATTGTTGGAGGTCTTACATTAACAACATTAACGTTAAATCAAG GCACAACGCACAGCACTTCGTTTCTTCTGTAG
- the LOC103711117 gene encoding gibberellin 2-beta-dioxygenase 6, whose amino-acid sequence MESKAAAMEEAAASDPSYPPLFRRPNPGSNREADQRPAHGNPVFDVPVIDLEDLDPVRLDEVCRGVGLFRIANHGVPSALMDRLLDQSRGLLSLPFESKRTLFSDPMSYIWGTPALGAKVANLNWVEGFHVPLGQLKSKGHDLDSQGSASSFRCLADEYGRHMARIARTLFNVVAANLKLDAKKAASYLSEFDGTFVRVYRYPCCPEADKYFGMNAHTDSSVLSILCQDELGGLQIFHDNQWFDVAPIPGMLTVNLGDMIQVFGNDEYRSVKHRVLTNRSKERISVCYFAFPMEDGLIISSRYKTFTYREWKAQVLEDIKATGDKVGLARFRIGDPS is encoded by the exons ATGGAATCAAAGGCGGCGGCGATGGAAGAAGCAGCGGCGAGTGATCCGTCCTACCCGCCCCTCTTCCGCCGGCCCAACCCCGGCTCGAATCGCGAGGCGGACCAGCGGCCGGCTCACGGTAACCCGGTCTTCGACGTCCCGGTGATCGATCTGGAGGACCTGGACCCGGTCCGGCTCGACGAGGTGTGCCGGGGTGTGGGGCTGTTCCGGATCGCCAACCACGGGGTTCCCTCGGCCCTGATGGACCGACTCCTGGACCAGTCCAGGGGGCTCCTCTCCCTTCCCTTCGAGTCCAAGCGAACCCTGTTCTCGGACCCCATGTCCTACATCTGGGGCACGCCGGCTTTGGGCGCGAAGGTGGCCAACCTCAATTGGGTCGAAGGCTTCCACGTTCCCCTCGGCCAGCTCAAGTCCAAAGGACACGATTTGGACTCCCAAGGCTCGGCTTCTTCGTTCAG GTGTTTGGCAGATGAATATGGGAGGCACATGGCACGCATAGCAAGGACTCTTTTTAATGTTGTGGCTGCCAATCTCAAATTGGATGCTAAGAAGGCAGCTTCTTACTTATCTGAATTTGATGGCACATTTGTTCGAGTCTATCGGTATCCATGTTGCCCTGAAGCTGATAAATATTTTGGGATGAATGCTCACACAGACAGCTCCGTTTTATCCATCTTGTGCCAAGATGAGTTGGGGGGCCTGCAAATTTTTCATGACAACCAATGGTTTGACGTAGCACCAATCCCTGGCATGCTTACTGTAAATCTCGGAGACATGATCCAG GTTTTTGGCAACGATGAGTATAGAAGCGTCAAACACAGGGTGCTGACAAATAGAAGCAAAGAGAGAATCTCAGTGTGTTATTTTGCTTTTCCAATGGAAGATGGTCTAATTATCAGCTCCAGATATAAGACATTTACTTACAGAGAGTGGAAGGCCCAGGTGCTAGAAGACATCAAAGCCACCGGAGACAAAGTAGGGCTTGCGCgattcagaatcggagatccaAGCTAA